The Octopus bimaculoides isolate UCB-OBI-ISO-001 chromosome 13, ASM119413v2, whole genome shotgun sequence genome includes a window with the following:
- the LOC106877723 gene encoding mediator of RNA polymerase II transcription subunit 7, giving the protein MSEQQGVSSFPLPPMQYISLYTDDHIKRGRVPQPPPPIQDSYMMFGVPFNADDAIIRPLETQGFRRLYPQNYDHKRELKKLNHSILINFLDLLDILIRAPDSPKRTEKLDDMNLLFIHMHHLINEFRPHQARETLRMMMEYQKRQRLEIADKFQKHLDGVKELILKSLQALPDADAMECKAMTSSEILQAKDKSESKPMDIEPCDGLDKIMCDIVDNLS; this is encoded by the exons ATGTCTGAACAACAGGGTGTGAGTTCTTTCCCTTTGCCTCCAATGCAATATATCAGCTTGTACACAGATGATCACATCAAACGTGGTAGAGTGCCGCAACCACCTCCACCGATTCAA gacAGTTATATGATGTTTGGAGTGCCATTTAATGCAGATGATGCGATTATTCGACCCTTAGAAACACAAGGTTTCCGACGTCTTTACCCACAGAACTATGACCACAAACGAGAACTGAAAAAACTAAATCATTCAATTTTGATCAACTTCTTAGACTTACTCGACATACTCATTCGGGCTCCAGATTCTCCGAAACGTACAGAAAAACTGGATGATATGAACTTGCTTTTTATTCACATGCACCATTTAATAAATGAATTCCGTCCACACCAGGCACGAGAAACACTTCGGATGATGATGGAATATCAAAAACGCCAACGATTAGAAATTGCTGAcaaatttcaaaaacatcttGATGGTGTCAAAGAACTAATTCTCAAGTCTTTACAAGCTCTGCCCGATGCAGATGCAATGGAATGCAAGGCTATGACTTCAAGTGAAATACTACAGGCAAAGGACAAATCTGAAAGTAAACCAATGGACATTGAACCTTGTGATGGTTTGGATAAAATAATGTGTGACATTGTAGACAACTTGAGTTAG